TGCTAATGAAAATCAGCGCTAACTGTTCGTCACTTGCTGTACTTGGGgatttttcccctctctctctctttgcataCAAAAGAAATCAACCCCACAGCAGGTGATGGGAAGATCTATACAAATAAACGACTGaacacataaataaacagaAAGTTCCATCCTGAGAGGCAAAGCCTTTGACACGTTTTAAAAGCGAATTTTCCATGTCCCGTATGGATGGCTTTGGGGGGAAAACGTCTTTCTTCGCCACATCTTTGCCCTCACGTAGACCGGCGGTCGCATGAGACACGTTTGAAAGCGCGCACTGTGAAATTCATCGCGGTAATTTGGGCTAAATCCACCGTGGGTATTAATGAAAAGACGGTCCCATGGCGCTCAGCCTGTCCACCCTGCGCAATGTAAACACGACCACGGGAGCTACTCGGGCTTCTGAGCCGGAAACAAAGTGAAATCTGCTGAGAAGGAAAACATGGAATTTTGGCACCGGTTACAGAAATTGGTCCACTTGGTTAAGTGTACATTTTTTATTGGTATTTATTTTCAATGCGTGAAATGTGACTTAAAAATAGTCACATAGAGAAGGCAAATATTGATGGTCGAAAACATTGAGAGAAACAAATAGTGACTCAACCTCAAGGCCTATTACTTATGTGAGTGTTTGAAAGGTAATCATTtgacattatttatgaataccAACTCTCCTTCACTCATCCATAAGAGTGTGCACTAGATTTATGTGGAGATTATTTTCCAATCCAGTTTGTGGGAACCAACTATGTGATGACTGTTATTCCCTAAAACTATGGTTAAGTTTATAACTTTTGTTATTTAATTCACACTTCTGTTGTTGCTCAATGATTGGAATGGAAAAATAATGTTTGGTGTTAGTAGGAGTATGAATGCTCCAACGTTTCCCCCAAATCCCCCACGGACTGCTCAATTTGCCCTTGTTTGGGTTGCCACTCTCTTTTTCCGCGGTTCAGTGGGGTTTGCCTTCACTTTCTGGTTCCGCTTGGAAACATCTTTTCAACCATTAACTCAGACGACCGAAGCTCTAGGAACTACAAGCAGTGGTTTGTAACTATTTCAGTAATCAAATCATGATATGCTTTCTTCAGTTTCTTTACATACCATCCATTCTTTACATTTGTCTTTCAAGTGCGTAATTCATGTAATATTTAGCTGAGTGTGTTCACATGAATTATCTTTTTTATCACAATAAATTAATACATTGGGgttatcatttttttttaatttgtgacAAAGCAATAGCATCGTTGTCTCAATTGCACAAACGTTCTGTCTTTATACATTCAAATTACAGCTCAACGGTTAATTCCAAATAAATTATAATTGTTGTGTGTGAAGCGAGAAAGGCTTTCCTGTGCCGTGCTGTTAAGCAGCTGCCCGTCGAAGGTAGCCAATCAGCAGCTGTCCTGCATTAGGCTCCGCATCGTAATTGGATGAAAGATGTAGATGGTGTGCGCACGCCCGAGCAAAGATAAACATTCGTGTGCTTTCTAtctgagagggagggacagcCCTAACTAtaacagggaaagagagggaaggagaaagagcGACAGTGGGCAATAACAACGTGCCCGTAAATAAAGGGTTGTATTGAACCTGTCGATAACAAATTCTGAGGCGACTTTACTGAAGCAAGAGAAGAAAAGCCGCAAGGAGGCAGCTCCACCAGAAAACCACAGCGGAAGCATCCCAACCACAACTTTACAAAGGAATAACAATGCGCTTCTGACATGTCTCTTTCACTGGGCGTGAACGGGGCGATGTGCTTTCCAGGAGGAACTGAAAACCCTGAACTGCTGAGAGAAGTTTATGGAACACCGAACTTTATCGAATGAGATGCTATAATTTTTTTCGAGAAAGATAATTGTTTCCTGTCACTTGTATCCTGTCAAGTGATGACCGTATCTCACGCAATTCATTTTTGCTATTATGGATTTATAGTGTTAAACATTTTTCAACTATTTACAGTGTGTGTCGAAACTTGCATGTGACAGGACGTTGCCCATGGATAATTTTGTTAAATCATCTCTTTTCTGAGTTTAATTTGGAACCAAGCGAGATACCGCCCAAACTTGTTTGAATAATTCATGAAATTGAACTTGGCTGCTTGTGAACACAAAAAAGTTACGACGATAGGCTGCAAGGTAGGGGGAATACCAATTTAAAGTGGTCAAGGGGATGGCCACTGCGGCTTCCAACCCCTATCTAGCCAGCAATAGTATTCTGTCGTCAGGTTCGATTGTTCACTCTGAGTCGGTAGGCAGTGGTATGCAGCCGGGCAGTGTTGCAGTTACCTCTGTGTCTGGCGGATACCGAGGCGACCCGAAGATGGTGCAGAGCGACTTCATGCAGGGTGCCATGGCGTCAAGCAACGGCGGACACATGCTCAGTCATGCCCACCAGTGGGTGACATCGTTGCCTCACGCCGCCGCGGCTGCAGCAGCGGCTGCCGTGGCAGCTGCAGAGGCCGCTTCGCCTTGGTCATCAAGCCCCGTTGGGATGGCGGGCAGTCCCCAGCAGCAAGACGTCAAAAACAATTCAAGCAGAGAGGACTTGCACAGCAGCGGTGCGTTGCACCACAGACCACCCCACCTGGGAGCTCATCAGACGCACCAAGGGGCGTGGGGTGGCACCAGTGCCGCTCACATTCCAACCATCACCGGAGGACAACAGCCATCCCAGCAGTCTCTTATTTATTCGCAGCCCGGGGGATTCACCGTCAACGGCATGCTGAACGCGCCGGGGAGTTTGGTGCACCCAAGTTTGGTGCGAGGGGACACTCCAGAGATGGATCATGgcaaccatcaccatcaccaccaccaccagcacccccaccatcatcatcaccagcaTCACAGTGGGGTGAGCAGCCACGACTCCCACTCGGACGAAGATACGCCGACCTCAGATGATTTGGAACAATTTGCCAAGCAGTTCAAACAGCGCCGTATTAAACTGGGTTTTACGCAAGCTGACGTCGGCTTAGCGCTTGGCACGCTCTACGGGAACGTCTTCTCTCAGACCACAATATGTCGGTTTGAGGCGCTGCAGCTCAGTTTCAAGAACATGTGCAAGCTGAAGCCGCTGCTAAACAAGTGGCTGGAGGAGGCCGACTCTACGACCGGTAGTCCAACGAGCATTGACAAAATCGCAGCGCAAGGGAGGAAACGGAAGAAGCGCACATCCATTGAAGTGAGTGTTAAAGGGGCCCTGGAAAGCCACTTCCTGAAGTGCCCCAAACCCTCAGCCCAAGAGATCACCTCTCTGGCAGACAACCTGCAGCTGGAGAAGGAGGTGGTTCGGGTCTGGTTCTGCAACCGGAGGCAAAAGGAGAAGAGGATGACGCCTCCTGGAGTGCCCCAGACACCAGAGGACGTTTACTCTCAGGTCGGCAACGTGAGTGCAGACACACCGCCTCCGTCCATGGACTGCAAACGTATGTTCAGtgagacataaaaaaaaaacttaaaaaaaaaaaaaacttttggtACAAATATACTCAATTGGACCATAATCGTACAAGATAGTATTATATCCCATATTTTTGATACTGTGATATCAAATAGAACCATACTGGCATTTGATATTTTTCCCCAAAAGAAACTATATACATGAAGTACCCCAGCTCAATCCCGTCTAAAACACCGCCCTACGTTTTCAGGATCAAATGTCTCTAACACCCATGACTCTCTGTGCTCTGTCTTTCAGGGAACTTTTTTAGTAGATTACTTAAAAGATGCAAGTTTGAACGATGAGCACGACGACCAGAGGGTGACAGCGACGCGCTCTCTCCGTCAGGTAATTTTGGCGCATTGACAACACAATCAAATCATCTCACGAAAAGCGAAAAACAAACACGGACTGCTCCCCTTTGTTGTCCAAAGTTGGATTGTTTTATTTGAGAAGTTTTGAAGACGAATGGGATCAATCATCAGTGTTGACCACAAAGGATTTCTGAACACCTCAGTGTTTGACAGACTGACGTTTAACATTTTGACAAAAGGGAACAGAGGCTTGAccacctctccaccccccccccccccctcctttcccCCAAAATAACTCTGCATCCTCACCTGACCCCAAAGATAGCCCCCCTTTTGTATTTTGTAGTGTTTTGTGGACCAAATTTACGTgaatggattaaaaaaaaaacagaagaagaaaaaatggCGAAATTATTCATTTTGAAATTGCACTTAGAATTTTTTTCTTCTCCCGTTGATCCATACACCAGCTTTAGCTGAAAGGTTGTGGCTTTTTCCACTTTACTGCCCTTTCCTTGCAGTATTTTTTTATAATTTCTGTCTTTTTTGGTAATTGTAAATCCAGCAATATTGATTATCATGGTCACATGTTGATTGGGGTTATGTGCTTTATATTTTAATTGAAAGGGTTTGACTATTTTAATCGAATTTCGAATTTAAATATTGCGAGCTGTAATTAATGTTTTCCTGACATTTATCTTTAGCAGATATGTGTATCATTTCCCCTCTTTTTATAGATATTAACTTCTGTTCATTTCATTGTAGGCCCACTGTCTTTATTCTGGTTCTgatattaattattataattattttgAAAAGGGCATAAAAGGACAAAGGTGACATTGATCGCTGTTAAAGAAAGGTTTATTTTGTTGTGGATGTAATTTAATTTTAGTTGTGATTCCGTCCAAAATGActgaggaaaaaaataaattggtTTGTACTTAAATTACGTAATATTCTCCGAGTATGTGTTCTGAGTGTTGTGAACGCACGTCTTGCATCTAGTCCTATTTTGGCCGTTTTTGATGAACCATCATAACCACAAAGACTGTTTCGCAAGTGGCTATGCTTTCATGTCTGAAATAAgcttgaattgttttgagatgCTGTGAAATGCTGCATTTGACCTTCCCAGGCAAGGCATGtcagaaaaaaacactttctgCTTTCCTAGCATTAAAGTTTGTGGCCTAGAGGAAACTGCTGAAAGAAAAATGTTAGCATTTCTGAAAGGGTTCATGTGAGAGGAAAATACAGCTGGTGAATGTGTAATCATTGGCAATATTTAGCCAACATTATCCATATAAAATAATAGGTCAATCGAACCCATAATATAACGAGGAATATTGTGACTGTAATGTTTTTGTAATTTCCAATGAAGGGTACACTCATACACGTCACATAATTCACTTCGTTCTcattacaaataggcctacacagtaTAACCTGCATAGGCTGGAAATATTGAGGTTAACTTGTCGATTATAACACTGAAGAAAGCTTATAATATAAACCTATACCTCATTTCATATATTGCAGTGTTTCATATATTGAAAAGGTTAATATCATGGACAGTCGGTATGGTTTATAGTATTCTGAACTTAATCTTTATTTCATTAATTTCGCTTTGCCTGGGCTCGTGTTTGTTTGGGGGAATCACTAATTGTCATGCTGGGTTACTGCTAAATGATTATACTTTAGGAAACTTAGACCTAAATATTTAGTTCAATATCGAATATTTAGCTTGTGTTAGCCATTGTAGCCTATCTGTGCAGAGGGAGGCTTTTTATTTAATGAAAGTAATTACTTCTTTGTAAACGGCAGGGTTTGGGTTTTATTTTATGCAAGCTTCACAAACATGAAGGATCGTACACCGCCTTGGCATTCTCTGCAATCAAATGTTCCACCTTCACTCAAGGTGACGTCACATGAAGGCCAGTGGGAGCATGCTTGTGAGCAGAAGGGAATTTGTATGCATGGAGATTCGTATGCAGGCCACGTAGCAGAAAGAGTGCAAGATGACCGAGATCACACCATCAGATTGTAGTGTGGGCCAAAATGTACACCGCTCAAATCGCCTGCATCAAATTGCCAACATTGTCTTGTTGTTAATGGTAGAAGGCTGTGGCCTAAGCCTATGGTTACATATGACAACAAGCTACATATGGAGTCGCTGTTTTTATTTTGCACAGACCTTACTCTTCTAAGGATACATGTCCTCGCAGAGGTGTAGAACTGGTACAACCTTCCAGTGCAGGTTTCTTGGCCCATGGATTAgaagtttattttttccccaGGAGCTATTGTCTTGTCTACTATTCAGCCAAACGTAGGTCCCCTCTCTTACAGATTTAAATTTCGCGGATGATTTACCAGACACTGGTTGCTTGGCAACTGAATTCAACCTGTGTTAAAAGATTAGGCCCGTGCATCTGTTTTACCCGTGGCCTTATCAATAAAAGCGCAGAATGTGACCTCGAAGAAGGGGAAAACGCAgccccaaaaaagaaaaaccctGCTGTAGCGCCCAGATTGCGCAGTATGAAATTTGAATTTTAAAAGGTATGCTATTTGTTTCAGTAAATAAGGAGGAGACTTAACGATGTAACCAACttgaaatgtttattttgttcaATTGATTATAGTAGACTAGGCCTAAATGATCAAAAGCTGCATGCTATTCTGtaagtctttctttctttcttcttttttgcgATAGCCAGGCCGtagtctcccccccccccccccatttaggcctacattaatCTGCAAAACAATCTGCCAGCCAACCTCTTAGCATGAGATGGATGTTTCCATGTCTTTACTGTTTAGCTTATATACATTATTAATCAATTATATCAACATAACAGCAATCTGTGGTTCTATGGGCAAATGAACGAATAAGGCTACTCCTTTTTGTGGGTTAGAGAAACTCGTTTAAGGAAAACGCACAGGAAAACATAGATGATGAGGAGCAGAGATATTTTGagagaaaaaacaacacacacacacacacacacacacacacacacacacacacacacacgggattgTGTGCCTTTCGATAGCATTGTGAAAATTATTATCTAActtttttaagtaggcctatcatttaCTTAGGCCTAAAAAGGTACGGACAAGAAATCATGCGTGACTAAATTAGGCACCAAACTATAGCCTACACttatttgatagatagatagatagatagatagatagatacttttgaTATTGGGAATTTAAGATACTGCATTGTGCACGGCTGAAAGGCCTAAAGAAAAATAGACATACTTAGACATGAACTTAATTAGACAAAAAATGGAAGATTGCTTGGATATCTTGCCCTTGTGTTCAACAGATTCTGTAGCATAAATCACGTTACAAAAAGCAGATGTTGTTTGTGACTTTGCCCCATGTCTCTTTAGCGCCATCTCTTGGATAAACATGCAGAGAGTTTTGTTGGTCAGAGAGAGCAGTCATCCTAAGAATTTAGGTTAAGCTTTCGAACTTTGATGGAAAAATGGCACAAATATAGAGTGGCGACCATGCGAAAGATTATTCGTGGTTTTGTATATGAGATGTCTGAGATGTTTAGTCATGACCTTTAACTGTAATCatttgaggggggggggatctaAGTGACAGCATGAAATGGGGTGTTACCCCCATGacaaatctgtattttttttttttgcactaaTATTTCAAACTGTTATTATGAAGTCAGGTGTTGTCTGGTAGTTCCTATTCTTTTTCTGATAATATTGGAATCTTTATAAAACTGATATCAGTATTCTTTGCTTTTAACATAGGCAACAATGCAActgcaataataaaaaaaacataataataataataataatactaataatgatAATAGAAATAATAATGCAAATTGTATCCATTTTAAATCCATAATTTTATCTACATCCATAAACCTTTTGTCtccttaaaacaaaacaaaacaggctTGATCATGAACAGCGGACAGTGTCATCGGAGCAGGATGTAGCCAGACACAGTGTGTCCATACCTGTGTGGGTTTAAGAGAGAGGCCAGACAGAGAGCCCGTCCATATCTGTGTGGGTTTAAGAGAGAGGCCAGACAGGCCGGCTCGTGTCCCAGAGGCCCGTTGCCCTGTTGTGGCTCATGGCCAGCAGAGAGCAGCTGTCCATTGGGACACCTCCAGAACGCCCGCCAGagatttatctatctatctatctatctatctatctatctatctatctatctatctatctatctatctatcacatcAGGGCCTGCAGCTCCTTCATATACACAAaggcgtgtgcacacacacacacttaccgaTTAATATACATCATAAATTGTACATATACAGTACGTACCATTTGTACAGATCTTGGATAAACATGCAGAGAGTATATGTAAATTGTACATATACAGTACGTACCATTTGTAcagaaaacataaacatttatttcatcACAACTAAGCAGAGAGAAGAATTTGAACATTCATATCCATTCAAAAACCCATTCATTTGTATAAGACACTGAGCCACTGAGAGACAAAGCAGCACTGAGGTTGTTGTTGAGAAGCTCACGGGCGTGTTGATTCACCCAAGCGTCACTTTGAGAAGTGtcaaagcagaagagcctgagggTGAAGTGACACATAAACCTGTTAGAAGAACAGGCAGAGTGGAGGTGACAGTAAGGCAAATCTGTCAGCAGTACTAGGAGGTTAAAGGTCGTCCTACCATTCCAGTAGTCCTCCGGAAGCTCCAAAGCAGCGACAAAAAGGCCCCCGGACTGTTAATGAACTACCGGCACAAGTGTTCTAGTCAGCTATTTAACAGACAGAACCACCAGTGTGGGGAAGAGGTGGGTTTACTGTTGTAAACAACACTGTTGCTGGGCACTAGTCAGTGGTTAATGCAAATGCATTGCATTGGGTAATGTGGTGTCTGTGGGCGAACCTCGTATTCAGATACCATGCAAAATGACACAGCTCAGAAAAATAATTTTGCccctgagtgagtgagaaagatcACATATTATAAATGTGGAACATTGCAGTActaaacacgtgtgtgtgtgtgtgtgtgtgtgtgtgtgtgcatgaatggaAGTTGGAAGACACACAGTAGACTCACAggcgtatgcacacacacacatacacacatgcacacgcacacgcacacacacacacgcatgtgcgcgcggtgcacacatgcacgcgcacacacacacacacacacacacgcacacgcacacacacacacacacacacacacacacacacacacacacacacaaacaaacagcccTTTACTTCTATGCAGGCCACACGACAGCAGGTGATTTGATTCTCATGTTGAGGGTCATCAGAAACACAATCATCATTCATGCGGAGCATCTGATTCCGATCAGCCGGCAGAACTTCAATCCCTCCCTGATAGGGAGGACAAAAAATGTAAGGCCCTTTCCACTGAAATGCCATACCACTAGCAGCTCACTGATGTAGAGATAAGCGATAAAGTGGGAATTAAGAGATAAAAGgtcctttttttccctccaacCCATCGCAACATGGCCTTTGCCCTTCATTTCAGAGTCTGCAAGCACTGGGATTCAGGTGTGCATATTTTGCCTGTGAAAAGTGAAATAGTTCAGTGAAAAACCTTGCACAGATTACGGCACACAACACGCTCTAGCAATAATTACCCAACGCATAATTGCGATCAGATGCACTTATCCATCCATAGCTTTCAGAAATGTGTCACTTACGACTGGGCCGAGTTTTTGAGAAATAAAAGTAGTTAATTGGTGCAATACACAGAGGACATAATTATCTCTTTGAATAACTGGCAGTGCTTTAATTGCTGGTAATTGTTCCCCAAACCTTGATCAGAAGTGCTGAACACTAGACGGTTATTATGCATCGTGTGCTAATCCCACTATTCAGTTTCAGTCATTAGGGCCTGTGTATCAAAGCATGGTGATAAAGGCTGCAACATGAGAGGggaataacacacatacacacacacacacacgtgtgtatgtatgcacatgATATTCACTTGCAGATTGGCAGGCGtgcacacagaaatgcacacgcatgcacacctaCCCGTGCACATCCACATGTGCCTGACCATTTTCACCATCACTGATACTTTTAATGACACACTGTTGTTGTCTTCCCCAAATGCAAGTAtcacccatacacatacacatgcacacacaaacacaatcctaAGCGCACTTGCATacacttggacacacacacacacacacacacacacacacacaccatatggcAAATTTATAGTCAAGCTGCAGGTCATTGCCATCCTCTCCAGTTGGTGTTAATTATTGCCACATTGCGAAGGCTGGCTTAGCCTGCCACAGAAAGCAAATACTGATTAACATTCGGCGACTTTTGTAGATCCGAGGTCTCGTCTCGAACGTGCGAGCGTCTGAACTATTCTCAGCCCTTGCCCTCGCAGTCTGGCCCTCTGGCAACTGGGGTGTTGAATCAAGTCTTCCATGCTCCGCACGCTGCGCGTTAGGAGTTTAGGATGAGTTAGTCGTGCACATGGTGCATACAGACACGCTGGTTGagtaattcttttttttttttttttggaaatctCGGATGCTTTACTCTTATCGGTTGCAGGTTCCCAGCAGCAGGCGTACATGAGTATGCATATCAAAGCCTCAGGAACGCACGTCCTAGGTGTATCAAAGCATGGTGATTAAGACTGTAAGACATACTTATACGCAATTTCtatagatacacaaacacacacacacacacacacacacacacacacacagagaaaaactgtaacacaaTATCACAGGACTGACCTAAAGCAGTCTACATTCACTAATATGCATTgcaattttgtatgtgtgtgtgcataaagtGATCTTTCTCATGTACTTGTCCATATGGCCCGGCccagtgtgcatatgtgcattcCCTGCACTGGGCTGATTTGCATTGAAATTCAGCCGTTCTGCCCCGCAGGGAACAGTGCAGCGAGGAAGTTTCTCTTTCTTGCTTAATTTCCCAGGTTTCAAGTTTCCCCCATGTCAAGTCAGAAGTCTGGGATCTCTCCCCCCTGCCGGAGACCCAGCCTCTCTCCTcgtggtgcccccccccccccttctcttttcGCGCCGAGCGGGGGGGAGGCCTGTAATGGTTTCCTTCCTCCAGACACCAAAGGGCCTGAGTGTCTGTGCCCTGGCCTGCCCCATGGGCTCAGCCagtgagatgggagagagaagtGCGAAGCGTCTACTTCACATCGGAGAATGTGTGAGTGCCACCACGGCCATCGTTATGGGCCTCTAGGAATGCTTCAGTCTGCAGCACTGAAAAAAAGATGTGTGTTATGTAAAATGAAGAAAAAGAGATGCTTTTCAACAGTCAGTGTGTGTTCCCCTCAGTTGTTCCTGCTGGGTTCAATTTCCTTCCGGCTaactattgaaatgttaaataTTCTTATGGTCTTTTCACAGACGTTGGTAAGGTAGCAGCACAGGACTACAGGGACTAGACAGATATTTGGACTTTAGAAAGAAGGCCTAAGAAGAACTCAGCTGGAACCAAACAAGGTGAAAGGAAACATAACAATCTTCAAAAGCATGAGCATGTTGACAGCTTTCTGATGGATAGCCTTCATCTGAATATTCTCCATAAACGTACACAATGGGAATTACTAATAGGCTGTGTGGAGCATGTCTTTTGGGGGCAAAATAAAGGACTtcaaatattgtttttattttccttacaTTGAATATAAAGTTCCCAGATGGGTCATCTGATAACCCTTTTTTCAGGATCAGAGAGACAGCCCCAGTTTAAGCTCAAACACTGACCCTATGAAACTAACATGAAGCTCTCCGCTGAAACAGAGGGGTGTGCAGTGATGTGGAGAGAGATTTTGTTTCTCCTAAAAATCCATCTATGACAGCATGCATCGTAACTCATGTGGAAGAGCACACGCCGCTGCCCATAACCCCACGCCGCCATGGTCTCCTGGGTATAGTTTGTTGTTGGAGTGGAGTGTGATGTATGGCCCCCTGCTGAGCGTAAAAAGAGCAGGGGTCAGACACTATTTCTCTTCTCATTCAGACGCTCGGTTGGTGGCTTGCAGCATCAGGCAGAGTGGGCCGATAATCATCCTCAGGACTCGGACTCTGAAATCCATCAGCCCACAGCGCACACAAGAGAAGGTGGCACTGTGGATTATcctgttttttcccctcatgTTTCCCAGATACCTGGATTCCCCATAGAGTGAAGATCATAGATCAGAATATTTATCCCAAGATGCCATATTTGATCTATACCACATGctatcaattcaattcaaagcccAAACTATAAATCCTTAATCTAATCTCAAAACTGCAGTGAGGTATAGTCCTGATTTTCTTTTTAATCTTACAGGTGCTTGTTCTTAAGGGGTTCTCCCAGGTTGAATTAGTTTGACAGCATGGCACCATTTTGGGGTGAATCACAGACAGGGAAATATTTATCATAACATTATACAGTGGTCTGTCTAAACGTGTGTTGGCAAAATCTTTGACATGGCTGTCATATTTGTATTGTCATCCCAGTTCCACACAGCCCCTACTAAAGAGAGTTCCTAACTCAGGGACCCTCCAGAGCTTTCATATTACAACCCCCATCTGAAAAcaccaaacatgcattatgtaTTATATTACCATATGCCATTTGCTATTACCATGAGCCCAGACTATAGGCATGCCGCGATCCCAAGCTCTGTCAGAGATGCTTTAGATGTCACCAGTGGCCTGAAATGAAGTGAAAACCATTTGTGGGTAACGGCACAGATGTTGACACTGCGTCGCCGCGCCACTCAGTCCTGTTTACGTAAGGACAGGGGTGCCACTCGTAGGCAGGGACCCGGCAGGCAGGTGGCTTTCAAATGGATGTTTAATGGTGAATTAGGAACGCTCACCAGGGGAACGGCAAGCActtttatccccccccccttcccttatCTGCACAAATCACATCTGCAATTACAGGGCGGAAAGCATCGCCTTTAATTGATCTGGCTTGCCGATTTGTTTCGATTTCTCGTTAGCTCAGTGCACACTCTCGCCCGC
The sequence above is a segment of the Alosa sapidissima isolate fAloSap1 chromosome 2, fAloSap1.pri, whole genome shotgun sequence genome. Coding sequences within it:
- the pou3f3a gene encoding POU domain, class 3, transcription factor 3-A isoform X3, encoding MATAASNPYLASNSILSSGSIVHSESVGSGMQPGSVAVTSVSGGYRGDPKMVQSDFMQGAMASSNGGHMLSHAHQWVTSLPHAAAAAAAAAVAAAEAASPWSSSPVGMAGSPQQQDVKNNSSREDLHSSGALHHRPPHLGAHQTHQGAWGGTSAAHIPTITGGQQPSQQSLIYSQPGGFTVNGMLNAPGSLVHPSLVRGDTPEMDHGNHHHHHHHQHPHHHHHQHHSGVSSHDSHSDEDTPTSDDLEQFAKQFKQRRIKLGFTQADVGLALGTLYGNVFSQTTICRFEALQLSFKNMCKLKPLLNKWLEEADSTTGSPTSIDKIAAQGRKRKKRTSIEVSVKGALESHFLKCPKPSAQEITSLADNLQLEKEVVRVWFCNRRQKEKRMTPPGVPQTPEDVYSQVGNVSADTPPPSMDCKRNFFSRLLKRCKFER
- the pou3f3a gene encoding POU domain, class 3, transcription factor 3-A isoform X2, which encodes MATAASNPYLASNSILSSGSIVHSESVGSGMQPGSVAVTSVSGGYRGDPKMVQSDFMQGAMASSNGGHMLSHAHQWVTSLPHAAAAAAAAAVAAAEAASPWSSSPVGMAGSPQQQDVKNNSSREDLHSSGALHHRPPHLGAHQTHQGAWGGTSAAHIPTITGGQQPSQQSLIYSQPGGFTVNGMLNAPGSLVHPSLVRGDTPEMDHGNHHHHHHHQHPHHHHHQHHSGVSSHDSHSDEDTPTSDDLEQFAKQFKQRRIKLGFTQADVGLALGTLYGNVFSQTTICRFEALQLSFKNMCKLKPLLNKWLEEADSTTGSPTSIDKIAAQGRKRKKRTSIEVSVKGALESHFLKCPKPSAQEITSLADNLQLEKEVVRVWFCNRRQKEKRMTPPGVPQTPEDVYSQGTFLVDYLKDASLNDEHDDQRVTATRSLRQVILAH
- the pou3f3a gene encoding POU domain, class 3, transcription factor 3-A isoform X1; translated protein: MATAASNPYLASNSILSSGSIVHSESVGSGMQPGSVAVTSVSGGYRGDPKMVQSDFMQGAMASSNGGHMLSHAHQWVTSLPHAAAAAAAAAVAAAEAASPWSSSPVGMAGSPQQQDVKNNSSREDLHSSGALHHRPPHLGAHQTHQGAWGGTSAAHIPTITGGQQPSQQSLIYSQPGGFTVNGMLNAPGSLVHPSLVRGDTPEMDHGNHHHHHHHQHPHHHHHQHHSGVSSHDSHSDEDTPTSDDLEQFAKQFKQRRIKLGFTQADVGLALGTLYGNVFSQTTICRFEALQLSFKNMCKLKPLLNKWLEEADSTTGSPTSIDKIAAQGRKRKKRTSIEVSVKGALESHFLKCPKPSAQEITSLADNLQLEKEVVRVWFCNRRQKEKRMTPPGVPQTPEDVYSQVGNGTFLVDYLKDASLNDEHDDQRVTATRSLRQVILAH